One segment of Alistipes finegoldii DSM 17242 DNA contains the following:
- a CDS encoding PL29 family lyase N-terminal domain-containing protein, which produces MKRILTLMFAAATVFAYGCSDNFDDSALWKDIDGMYKSLNELKAQVTTMQQQLDALAAVVSGGAVTSITQDADGHYVLSYKDADNVEHTIDIATMDDANTQPIIGMKADGEIYYWTVTTGGKTSWLLDTDGAKIPVTGRTPEIGVDDQGYWTLFGKRITDASGNPVKAEGKSASVITKVEMKDDGTVVFTLGDGVQVTARVQNGFNVLLSVEPRTVVPDVAQPLVITYTLVGETETSVLTVEKAEGLAAKLDEQAKTITVTFPDGFEEGRLVVMFYDGADNVIIKPLIFTTMEGAPTGIRNADDLKAFASAVNAGKSLAKYTIDGEVCLMNDIDMAGTDWSDYVIGGVVTPSTADANKAVTYAMGENVFDKVFNGKNFALKNVDWTFDLADGNVAHGLFSALGAEGEIKNLTIEGVIRLTGAAPQGAAIGAFAGYAEGKITSCTNKAAIAFAGSDAANISVCLGGIAGYLQNATLTQCVNDGALTCGTIANTATAPNSGFHQGGIVGYMKTSSLTECTNNGALSAPSGRSGGIVAVATSGQVTACVNNGKVQDDVNGIFGANPGYKRMGGLAGGASADAAFTSCVNNGDVFSQLGCRTGGFVGHNEAKITKCENKGVILSDHTLSGTNYHGSGWAAGYNKSADLITECVVGGRVGDYTAYKDNPQSAPEATYAMAIVHGKFDPTLNGLSDQYEEFYDWEVKAETQLAEGVKFYHYAMKNFAQNVYVVEADLTNPNVVLETVMADELCLNPNANNNSNNGKKLRETLSETCTRRRAEGRNIVAGINTGFFNSHDGFPRGFHIEYGEPVFINNPTVRQSLSNHRPGFTFFEDRTVSFDNRSFTGYLKVNDTDYEYYSVNDTIVRLNNTDGYDANLYTSRFRKEPHPGIYNPVGSDALFVVGRCSQQMTVNDGWFDATVTAIVDGRNGASVEVPFVSEKTDWVLQVTGEKAAALAAALKVGDAVRINANVSIGSVSKQIIMHNSSMYRFLNGGNWNAVNDATLMPATCIGADQAGTTVKLVCVDGRTSIDTGMNYWQLYMTMKKLGLHNAIRFDGGGSTTLWKWENGAGAIANRPCDSKGERSCMNYMHVRIK; this is translated from the coding sequence ATGAAAAGAATCTTGACTCTGATGTTCGCCGCTGCGACCGTTTTCGCTTACGGATGCAGCGACAACTTCGACGATTCGGCCCTGTGGAAGGACATCGACGGGATGTACAAGAGCCTCAACGAACTCAAGGCTCAGGTCACGACGATGCAGCAGCAGCTCGACGCGCTGGCCGCAGTCGTCAGCGGCGGTGCCGTCACTTCGATCACGCAGGATGCCGACGGGCACTATGTCCTCAGCTACAAGGATGCCGACAACGTGGAGCACACGATCGACATCGCGACCATGGACGACGCCAATACCCAGCCGATCATCGGCATGAAGGCCGACGGCGAAATCTACTATTGGACCGTCACCACGGGCGGCAAGACCTCGTGGCTGCTCGATACCGACGGCGCCAAAATTCCCGTTACGGGCCGTACGCCCGAAATCGGCGTAGACGATCAGGGCTACTGGACGCTCTTCGGCAAGCGGATAACCGATGCGTCGGGCAATCCGGTGAAGGCCGAGGGCAAGAGCGCTTCGGTGATCACCAAGGTCGAAATGAAGGACGACGGCACGGTGGTCTTCACGCTGGGCGACGGCGTGCAGGTCACGGCGCGGGTTCAGAACGGCTTCAACGTGCTGCTGAGCGTCGAACCCCGGACCGTAGTGCCCGACGTCGCGCAGCCGCTTGTGATCACCTATACGCTCGTGGGCGAGACCGAAACTTCGGTGCTGACCGTCGAGAAGGCCGAAGGACTCGCGGCCAAACTCGATGAGCAGGCCAAAACCATTACCGTGACCTTCCCCGACGGCTTCGAGGAGGGCCGTTTGGTCGTGATGTTCTACGACGGCGCGGACAACGTGATTATCAAGCCGCTGATCTTTACGACGATGGAGGGCGCGCCGACGGGCATTCGCAACGCCGACGATCTCAAGGCTTTCGCCTCGGCGGTCAATGCCGGCAAGAGTCTGGCCAAATATACGATCGACGGCGAAGTCTGCCTGATGAACGACATCGACATGGCAGGCACGGACTGGAGCGATTATGTGATCGGCGGAGTCGTAACTCCCAGCACCGCCGATGCGAACAAGGCAGTCACCTATGCAATGGGTGAAAATGTCTTCGATAAAGTGTTCAACGGCAAGAATTTCGCGCTGAAGAACGTCGATTGGACCTTCGACCTTGCGGACGGCAACGTCGCCCACGGCCTCTTCTCGGCCCTCGGCGCCGAAGGCGAAATCAAGAACCTCACCATCGAAGGCGTCATCCGTCTGACTGGCGCGGCTCCGCAGGGTGCGGCGATCGGCGCTTTCGCCGGCTATGCCGAAGGCAAAATCACCTCCTGCACCAATAAGGCCGCGATCGCATTCGCGGGCAGCGACGCCGCCAACATCTCGGTATGTCTGGGCGGCATCGCCGGATATCTCCAGAACGCGACGCTGACGCAGTGCGTCAACGACGGCGCGCTGACCTGCGGCACGATCGCCAACACGGCAACGGCTCCCAATTCGGGATTCCATCAGGGCGGCATCGTCGGTTACATGAAGACTTCGTCGCTGACCGAATGCACCAATAACGGCGCTCTGAGCGCTCCGTCGGGACGCAGCGGCGGCATCGTGGCCGTGGCTACCAGCGGTCAAGTGACCGCATGCGTCAACAACGGAAAGGTGCAGGACGACGTGAACGGTATTTTCGGCGCCAATCCGGGCTATAAGCGCATGGGCGGACTCGCCGGCGGCGCTTCGGCCGACGCCGCGTTCACTTCGTGCGTCAACAACGGCGACGTCTTCTCGCAGCTGGGCTGCCGCACGGGCGGCTTCGTCGGCCATAACGAGGCCAAGATCACCAAGTGCGAGAACAAGGGCGTCATCCTTTCGGACCACACGCTGTCGGGGACCAATTACCACGGTTCGGGTTGGGCGGCAGGCTACAACAAGAGCGCCGACCTGATTACCGAATGTGTGGTCGGCGGCCGCGTGGGCGACTATACCGCATACAAGGACAATCCGCAGTCGGCTCCCGAAGCGACCTATGCCATGGCGATCGTACACGGAAAATTCGATCCGACGCTCAACGGCCTGAGCGACCAGTACGAGGAGTTCTACGACTGGGAGGTGAAGGCGGAGACGCAGCTGGCCGAGGGTGTGAAGTTCTACCACTACGCGATGAAGAATTTCGCCCAGAACGTCTACGTCGTCGAGGCCGACCTGACCAATCCCAACGTGGTGCTCGAAACGGTCATGGCCGACGAACTCTGTCTCAACCCCAATGCCAACAACAACTCGAACAACGGCAAGAAACTGCGCGAAACGCTCTCCGAGACCTGTACGCGCCGCCGCGCCGAGGGCCGCAACATCGTTGCCGGCATCAACACGGGCTTCTTCAATTCGCACGACGGTTTCCCGCGCGGATTCCACATCGAATACGGCGAACCGGTCTTCATCAACAACCCGACCGTGCGCCAGTCGCTTTCGAACCACCGTCCCGGCTTCACCTTCTTCGAGGACCGTACCGTCAGCTTCGACAACCGCAGCTTCACGGGCTATCTCAAGGTGAACGATACGGACTATGAATACTACTCGGTGAACGATACGATCGTCCGGCTCAACAACACCGACGGTTACGACGCCAATCTCTATACTTCGCGCTTCCGAAAGGAGCCGCATCCGGGCATCTACAATCCGGTGGGCAGCGATGCGCTCTTCGTCGTGGGCCGCTGCTCGCAGCAGATGACCGTCAACGACGGCTGGTTCGACGCGACGGTCACGGCGATCGTGGACGGCCGCAACGGAGCCTCGGTCGAGGTGCCGTTCGTGAGCGAAAAGACCGACTGGGTGCTTCAGGTGACGGGCGAAAAGGCTGCGGCGCTGGCTGCGGCGCTCAAGGTGGGCGACGCTGTCCGGATCAACGCCAACGTGTCTATCGGCAGCGTCTCCAAACAGATTATCATGCACAACTCCAGCATGTACCGCTTCCTGAACGGCGGCAACTGGAATGCGGTGAACGACGCGACGCTCATGCCGGCCACCTGCATCGGAGCCGATCAGGCCGGCACGACCGTCAAGCTGGTCTGCGTGGACGGCCGCACGAGCATCGACACCGGCATGAACTACTGGCAACTTTACATGACCATGAAGAAACTGGGGCTTCACAATGCGATCCGTTTCGACGGCGGCGGCTCCACGACGTTGTGGAAATGGGAGAACGGCGCCGGTGCGATCGCCAACAGGCCCTGCGACTCGAAGGGCGAGCGCAGCTGCATGAACTACATGCATGTCAGGATCAAGTAG
- a CDS encoding PL29 family lyase N-terminal domain-containing protein, which produces MKKILNTIFLATFLFAAACSDGYDDTRIKKDLDDVGQILDELEQAVDGLRTQMDALTQLINSSFVSLISTDAEGNYVITYIDRGGESRTLTLATQKEVVTLPIVGIAKDEDGVWYWRQTSDNGETYEWILVDGEKVPAGGEKPEVGIDAEGFWTVNGKPITDAKGNKVLADDVSNILFKEAYVDEKTGEAVFILADGTELRLQMFEALSVSFDSPTYTAVPDYASKVKIRYTVGGSQAEGALVDIFTSYNVDAEIDESISTITVSLKEGAQEGNILVMAHAGGNTILKPLFFTYGTAEIQDPVYNGSTADIVLEGDMTQFEVKVSASIDYEVTVEESASKWLIYNSTRAMTTLTHVFTADYYEDASGALRTGEIRFSNALYDISAAIVVKQSPKIPEGGGGGISTAADLMGFAAAVNAGASTARWENEAGEVVLLNDIDMAAVESWTPIGGVDASEYNTTTPYKTVNPFKGTFDGQGFAVKNLNYTADMSTGKWGYAFFGSLDGATVRNLTLGDPDTDITWTFTGDAPKATSVASLAVYAVNSTIESCTNYYNIDFAGDSGSEVLCVASGLVGVMKNSTIGGRAKSLGCANYGFVRTGKITNNGNGGNGMQTAGICGFMAKDEGNLIQFCVNYGHISCPTGRTGGLVATLMNGNVKNSDNRGTVEDDIVGKFEGAAAQNSYNSKRMGGLIGGTDDLKKVLTATVESCTNYGNVFTHIGCRTGGFIGHSNIRIIGCANQGAILGDVYNSDHGPAWACGYSGQSSGEWVNVSSCTMGGYVGSYTTYKDNPTSAPAATVHNAFSYKNDEYYDPTINN; this is translated from the coding sequence ATGAAAAAGATATTGAATACGATCTTCCTCGCTACATTCCTGTTTGCAGCGGCATGCAGCGACGGATACGACGATACCCGTATCAAGAAGGACCTCGACGACGTGGGGCAGATTCTCGATGAACTGGAACAGGCCGTGGACGGACTCCGTACGCAGATGGACGCGCTCACGCAGCTGATAAACAGCTCGTTCGTGTCGCTCATCTCGACCGATGCCGAAGGCAACTACGTCATCACCTACATCGACCGCGGCGGGGAGAGCCGCACGCTTACCCTCGCCACCCAGAAAGAGGTTGTCACCCTGCCGATCGTCGGCATCGCCAAGGACGAGGACGGCGTGTGGTACTGGCGCCAGACCTCCGACAACGGCGAGACCTACGAATGGATACTCGTGGATGGCGAGAAGGTTCCCGCAGGCGGTGAGAAACCCGAAGTGGGCATTGACGCCGAGGGCTTCTGGACGGTGAACGGCAAGCCGATCACCGACGCCAAGGGCAACAAGGTGCTGGCCGACGACGTCAGCAACATCCTCTTCAAAGAGGCTTACGTGGACGAAAAGACCGGCGAAGCCGTCTTCATTCTCGCCGACGGCACCGAACTGCGCCTGCAGATGTTCGAGGCGCTGTCCGTTTCGTTCGACTCGCCGACCTACACGGCCGTTCCGGACTATGCCTCGAAAGTGAAGATCAGATACACCGTCGGCGGTTCGCAGGCGGAAGGCGCGCTGGTGGATATCTTCACCTCCTATAACGTCGACGCCGAGATCGACGAATCCATATCGACGATCACCGTCTCGCTCAAGGAGGGCGCCCAAGAGGGCAATATCCTCGTCATGGCGCACGCCGGGGGCAATACGATTCTCAAACCGCTCTTCTTCACCTACGGCACGGCCGAGATTCAGGACCCGGTTTACAACGGTTCGACGGCCGATATCGTGCTCGAAGGCGACATGACGCAGTTCGAAGTCAAGGTTTCGGCCAGCATCGACTATGAAGTAACGGTCGAGGAGTCGGCGTCCAAGTGGCTCATATACAACTCGACCCGCGCGATGACGACCCTTACGCACGTCTTCACGGCCGATTACTACGAGGATGCGAGCGGCGCGCTCCGCACGGGCGAAATCCGCTTCTCGAATGCGCTTTACGACATCTCGGCGGCAATCGTCGTCAAGCAGTCGCCCAAGATTCCCGAAGGCGGCGGAGGCGGCATCTCGACCGCGGCCGACCTCATGGGCTTCGCCGCGGCGGTCAATGCCGGAGCCAGCACCGCACGCTGGGAGAACGAGGCGGGCGAAGTCGTGTTGTTGAACGATATCGACATGGCGGCCGTCGAGTCGTGGACGCCGATCGGCGGCGTGGATGCCAGCGAGTACAATACGACGACTCCCTACAAGACGGTCAATCCCTTCAAGGGCACCTTCGACGGTCAGGGCTTCGCCGTCAAGAACCTGAACTATACGGCCGACATGTCCACCGGCAAGTGGGGCTACGCGTTCTTCGGCTCGCTCGACGGGGCTACGGTCCGCAACCTGACGCTGGGCGATCCCGACACCGACATCACGTGGACCTTCACGGGCGACGCCCCGAAGGCGACGAGCGTCGCGTCGCTGGCCGTCTATGCGGTCAACTCGACGATCGAATCGTGCACCAACTACTACAACATCGACTTCGCCGGAGACAGCGGTTCCGAAGTGCTCTGCGTGGCTTCGGGTCTGGTCGGCGTGATGAAGAACTCGACCATCGGCGGCCGCGCCAAGTCGCTGGGATGCGCGAATTACGGGTTCGTACGCACGGGCAAGATCACCAACAACGGCAACGGCGGCAACGGCATGCAGACGGCCGGTATCTGCGGCTTCATGGCCAAGGACGAAGGCAACCTGATTCAGTTCTGCGTCAATTACGGACACATCAGCTGCCCGACGGGCCGCACGGGCGGTCTGGTCGCTACGCTGATGAACGGCAACGTGAAGAATTCGGACAACCGCGGTACGGTCGAGGACGACATCGTCGGCAAGTTCGAGGGAGCGGCTGCGCAGAATTCCTACAACAGCAAGCGTATGGGCGGCCTGATCGGCGGTACGGACGACCTGAAGAAGGTGCTGACGGCGACCGTGGAGAGCTGTACCAACTACGGCAACGTGTTCACCCATATCGGATGCCGCACGGGCGGATTCATCGGCCACTCCAACATCCGGATCATCGGCTGCGCGAATCAGGGCGCCATTCTGGGCGACGTCTACAATTCCGACCACGGTCCGGCATGGGCCTGCGGATATTCGGGCCAGTCGAGCGGCGAGTGGGTCAACGTCAGCAGCTGTACGATGGGCGGATACGTGGGCAGCTACACCACCTACAAGGACAATCCGACTTCGGCGCCTGCCGCGACCGTTCACAATGCGTTCTCGTACAAGAACGACGAGTACTACGATCCGACGATAAACAACTAA